From the genome of Ziziphus jujuba cultivar Dongzao chromosome 4, ASM3175591v1:
TTGGAAATGCAAGTACTCCCTTGTTAAGCAGTCCGATCAAGTAGTTTTCCTTCTGCATCAATTGCATCACCACATCATGAGCAGAAGATCCTTAACCACACAAAGCTGTTGCAAACTTTGTAGCTGGACAACCTTTTCAAGAATCGCTGCCCATGGcatggtttgaattttattatctgTAATATCAAGACTACAAGAAAAAATCTTGGTCATTGTCctaaaaaaatgatacattcAGTATAATCACCACCAAATATTGCTGCATATCAAATTTTGAGTCATACCTATTGTAATAAAAATGACGGATTCCAAGAGTTACTCTTCCTATTAATCATTTTAGAAATTGattcctaaatatatatattcctttttccAAAAAGAATGTTTATACAAAGCAAAAAGGGAGCACAGGACAAGACAAGCTCGCTTAGTTCAACATTTGATAACCCAAACCCACAGAAGGCATCTGCAATACTTTTTTGTGAAGCTTCCCAAATGCAGGCAAACATATCAAAACTCTCAGATTTTCACCAGCTATTTAACAGTACCACAGGGAAGAACCCACCCAACCAAATGCAAATCTTGTTGTTGATGCCTTGTCTGGCAAGCCTGCATCATCCATTAACACATTCGAAAGAGTCAGTACAAAAAGTAATAACACCTTGGCCTGCAactcaaaacatttaaaattatgtatatagcatctaagaaattattcaaaaaatctagAGTGATTTCCTAACACAAACAGAGGTCCTTCATTATGACCAAAGATGAACACAAAATTTGGACAAAGGtattgagaaattaattataattattattgttcagaagtttgttctttcttctctaaaccttttttttttttttaaccccttCATGTCATGACTGTTTAAGAACCTTCTAATGCATTTGACCAATATCTACTCGGCATGGTTACTTTTCTAGGGGGATATATTCGGGTTCTCCAACAAGGGGCTTCTAATTCCTCCTTCAGTCTACAATATTGAAGACAGATTTTCTGATGAGTACTTAAAGAAAGCAATAGAACAAGATAAATTTCcttgcttatggaatttattaatcTGGCACTAATTATAGTTGCATACAGACTTGATACTACATCATAATTACTGCAACAATTGAAAGTCTGCATATACTAACAaattttctacccaaaaaatgatggaaagcgACAAAATGAAAGGAGGTTCAGGACCACTCACTCATTCTCATCTCTGGTGCTGCTAGTGCAGGTGTTAGAGCAGCTGCAGGGAACACTTCAATTGTTGGCActtaaaaattttccagaaTATGACTTCCTTGGTTGAGACATTGTGAGACCGTTTTGTAGTTGGCTGCAGCAAATCATCTGAGAGGTCTCTGACGTACGCAACTTCTTCTGAAGCCTTAACAATCTAGAAAAACAGTTTGGCTGATTCTCTGGTTCGCGGAAACATAAAACAAGGGTTGAAGAAACACCaaaggaacaaaaagaaataacaacGAGAAGGTTGAAAAaggatattaaattaaatttttgagtaatgtaatgtttttttttcttaaaaaaacaaaaggcagaGGAAACGAAAAGATGATGGAGAGGGGTTTGGGCTATTGGGTATTGGATTGCgtggaagaaaaaggaattttttgtaACGAGGTGGCAACGCAATAccctaattcttttaaaattctttttcttcataatACCCTAATTCTGAATTCCGAACTATCAAATTGAACAGGTATGTATGGAATTTTAGTGACCTGAGAGATAAAACCAGGTTGTTTGGTAAAAAGGCAACTAAGTGAAGAAATCTTCATGAATGAAAAGAGGTGAGTCAGCTTTGGGAGAAAgatgatgaaggagaagagaaaggccggtgaagaaaaaaaaaaaaaaacaggtaaaaatatttaattttgatataaggatattttagaattattgaaaaatagaaggataaaataaaaaaaataaaagaagagggGGTATATTCAGTTAAAGCCCTGCCCGTGAGGGCaaagggccaaattccccttaaaGAAATCTCAGTTCGGTTAACGTAGCCCAAATAATTCGGTTCCGTTTATCCGATTTGGCTCTTTTAAGTTGTGGATCGGGTCATTACACTCATTGCAGCCGAAGTTTCAAAGTAATCGGTGGGCGTAGtaagtagggaaaaaaaaaaaaaaacacacgcAGAGCcagtagtttttatttatttatttccaattGTTTTCGAATTTTCCATTAAAACACTGTGCCTTACCTTATCGTATATTATTCACTTAAAGAAGCTGACAACCCAATTGGTGTTGTTTTATATCTAAGGATAACAAAAACACCCACTTTTTCCTATCTGAATTGGATTTCCGATTCACTAtcaaaaaatttttgaaatttcgtaCCAAAATCATACGAAAATGCCACCACCAATTGCTctgtctgcttcttcttcttcttcttcttctttctatcTTCTAACTCCAcccacttcttcttcttcccaaagaATACCAAAGACGCCTCCTTTTTCAGCCAACAACAGAGACAGAGACACCACTCTCCCTCTAACCGCAACCAAAACGCTCCGCTTCTCTCGGCGTCGTTCAATGGCTTGCTCCGCCGTTTCCATCGAGAAGGAGACGCCGGAGGCTCAGCGACCAGACACATTCCTCCGGGAATCGTCTTCGTCGTCCTCCGTACGGGCACGCTTCGAGAAGATGATACGTGACGCTCAGGATTCCGTCTGCAAGGCCATTGAGGCTGCTGACGGTGGGGGAAAGTTCAAGGAGGATGTGTGGTCGAGACCCGGTGGTGGTGGAGGGATTAGCAGGGTCCTTCAAGACGGCGCCGTTTGGGAGAAAGCTGGGGTCAATGTCTCTGTTGTCTATGGCGTTATGCCTCCTGAGGCTTATAGGGCTGCTAAGGCTGCCTCTGCTGATCTCAAGCCTGGTCCTGTTCCTTTCTTCGCCGCCGGCATTAGCTCTGTAATACCCATTTCCTCAATTGCTTTCTTTTACTCTATTTTTCTCTGCCCATTGGCTCCGTACTGGTTTCTGAAATACCCATTTCctgaaaatttgattttcaggTTTTGCATCCCAATAACCCTTTTGCTCCAACATTGCATTTCAATTATCGATATTTTGAGACTGATTCTCCACAAGGTATTATTAATGATCTTTTAAGAGCTTATAATTTTCGAAAATTCATTCTCTCTTCTAAGAGCCGTTAATCAGTTTTCTTTAAGTTGGTTGCTAATATTATATGAACTGGTTGTGGTTGTTGTATGAAGAATCCAAGAAACATATAACATGGTATATTATATTGTAGTGAATGGCCGATTCAGTTCCTTTTTATGAGTTAATTATATCATTgacaacaaaatagtagcaaaaattGTGATTGTTTGATGTGCTAGTCTTAGCATATTTTCTGCAATTGGCATTTGCAAAGCTTATGTCATTGTGTGGTGCAGAAgatgaaacaaataaaatttttaatttatttttttcccccttttgtTCCATGTTTGAAACTTTTGCATTTGTCTCATTGAGGTTATATTTACTAATTGTTGTCTTATAGATAATAATTGAAGTTGCATTTGTCTCATTTAGTTTGTATTTCCTCATTGTAGTCTTATAGATGATAAATGAAGCTTGGATTCTCATTTGGTGTGTCTAATCATGCAGATGCTCCCGGAGCACCTCGACAATGGTGGTTTGGTGGTGGAACTGATTTAACTCCTG
Proteins encoded in this window:
- the LOC107416652 gene encoding oxygen-dependent coproporphyrinogen-III oxidase, chloroplastic; translation: MPPPIALSASSSSSSSFYLLTPPTSSSSQRIPKTPPFSANNRDRDTTLPLTATKTLRFSRRRSMACSAVSIEKETPEAQRPDTFLRESSSSSSVRARFEKMIRDAQDSVCKAIEAADGGGKFKEDVWSRPGGGGGISRVLQDGAVWEKAGVNVSVVYGVMPPEAYRAAKAASADLKPGPVPFFAAGISSVLHPNNPFAPTLHFNYRYFETDSPQDAPGAPRQWWFGGGTDLTPAYIFEEDVKHFHSVQKKTCDKFDPTFYPRFKKWCDDYFYIKHRGERRGLGGIFFDDLNDYDQEMLLSFATECANSVIPAYIPIIEKRKNTPFTDRQKAWQQLRRGRYVEFNLVYDRGTTFGLKTGGRIESILVSLPLTARWEYDHKPEEGSEEWKLLDACINPKEWI